The following proteins come from a genomic window of Gimesia chilikensis:
- a CDS encoding class I SAM-dependent methyltransferase, with product MTEASHQRLTIDQFTRQAVPFTKLPGHSTSLELLAELSQLKGTDEVLDVACGPGIVACYFAENAQRVTGVDLTPEMLRQARRRQEEQGLKNLEWVEGSGERLPFPDHSFSLVVSRYAFHHFERPETVLAEMCRVCQPGGIVLVADVCLPAEQVAAYDALEKLRDPSHVHVLSRDEICTLFEGQKLQQIQFGEYKVELTVEEQLAASFPVPGGAVEFRRLLENDVTENRFGVSAHQKAGALCYAVPIVAAAGRKP from the coding sequence ATGACAGAAGCATCTCATCAGCGTTTGACGATTGATCAGTTCACCAGACAGGCGGTACCGTTTACGAAACTTCCGGGCCACTCGACTTCACTGGAACTACTGGCTGAACTGTCTCAATTGAAAGGCACAGATGAGGTACTGGATGTCGCCTGTGGTCCGGGAATTGTCGCCTGTTATTTTGCGGAAAACGCTCAGCGTGTGACTGGTGTGGACCTGACGCCGGAAATGCTGAGACAGGCAAGACGGAGGCAGGAAGAGCAGGGGTTGAAGAATCTGGAGTGGGTAGAAGGGAGCGGTGAGAGGCTTCCGTTTCCAGATCACAGTTTTTCTCTGGTCGTCAGTCGTTATGCATTTCATCATTTTGAGCGACCTGAGACTGTATTAGCCGAGATGTGTCGGGTTTGCCAGCCGGGGGGAATCGTATTGGTGGCGGATGTCTGTCTGCCAGCAGAACAGGTGGCAGCTTACGATGCACTGGAAAAACTGCGTGACCCCTCGCACGTGCATGTATTGAGTCGGGACGAAATATGTACGCTGTTTGAGGGGCAAAAACTTCAGCAGATTCAATTCGGCGAATACAAGGTAGAGTTGACCGTCGAAGAACAGCTGGCGGCTTCGTTTCCCGTTCCAGGTGGAGCAGTGGAATTCCGCAGACTGCTGGAAAATGACGTGACTGAAAACAGGTTTGGCGTCTCCGCACATCAGAAGGCTGGGGCACTGTGCTATGCCGTGCCGATCGTGGCGGCTGCAGGGAGAAAGCCTTAG
- a CDS encoding Flp family type IVb pilin — translation MSRCIKQFWNDEGGFVLSAELVIILTVAVLAMIVGLTYVQSAVITEFNDIGNALSSLNQTYAYSGFQSWSYFGKYKAFYAGSAYGTSPRGAAMLGYNGAACNYGNQTYGGSYSQDIPLQQETVEQPCEICRPDEVIEEPAVDCPHCQPGEPMLAPEPEPKVVAPPKN, via the coding sequence ATGAGTCGTTGTATTAAACAGTTCTGGAATGATGAAGGCGGTTTCGTGCTGTCTGCCGAACTGGTCATAATTCTGACCGTGGCAGTACTGGCGATGATCGTCGGTCTTACCTATGTGCAGTCAGCAGTCATTACCGAATTTAATGACATTGGAAATGCACTGTCTTCATTGAATCAGACTTATGCTTATTCCGGATTTCAGTCGTGGAGCTATTTCGGTAAGTACAAAGCTTTTTATGCCGGGTCTGCTTACGGCACTTCTCCTCGCGGTGCAGCGATGCTGGGTTATAATGGCGCAGCCTGCAACTATGGAAATCAGACTTACGGAGGCAGCTATTCCCAGGATATTCCACTGCAGCAGGAAACTGTCGAACAGCCTTGTGAAATCTGCAGGCCCGATGAAGTGATTGAAGAGCCTGCCGTCGATTGTCCACACTGTCAGCCTGGAGAACCGATGCTGGCTCCGGAACCAGAGCCGAAAGTCGTTGCTCCACCCAAGAATTAA
- a CDS encoding DUF1801 domain-containing protein, which produces MPIRNPAVDDYLAELQHWQTEATELRKILLKSPLTEELKWRSPCYTFQNKNVVILGCFKDFCSLSFFKGALLKDPDQVLARPGKNSRAARLIRFTTLQEINDLEPIVQRYILEAIELEKAGRKLDLQQEAELELPHELQDQFKNNPALKKAFAALTPGRQRAYLIHFSAPKQSQTRVSRIEKLTPQILEGKGLHDCTCGLSRKLPRCDGSHKSLR; this is translated from the coding sequence ATGCCCATCAGGAACCCCGCAGTCGACGACTATCTAGCTGAGTTACAGCACTGGCAAACGGAAGCCACAGAGCTCAGAAAAATCCTGCTCAAGTCACCGCTGACTGAAGAACTGAAATGGCGCAGCCCCTGTTACACATTTCAGAACAAAAACGTCGTCATCCTGGGATGCTTCAAAGATTTCTGCTCACTCAGTTTCTTCAAGGGTGCCCTGTTGAAAGATCCTGATCAGGTTCTCGCCAGACCCGGCAAGAACTCGCGGGCTGCGCGGCTGATCCGGTTCACAACGCTGCAGGAAATCAATGATCTCGAACCGATTGTGCAACGCTACATCCTGGAAGCCATCGAGCTGGAAAAAGCAGGCCGCAAGTTAGATCTGCAACAGGAAGCGGAACTGGAGCTTCCTCACGAACTGCAGGATCAATTCAAAAACAACCCGGCCTTGAAAAAAGCATTCGCGGCCCTCACGCCCGGCAGACAACGAGCCTACCTCATCCACTTTTCTGCACCCAAACAATCCCAGACACGCGTCTCTCGGATTGAAAAACTGACACCACAGATCCTCGAGGGAAAAGGACTGCATGACTGCACCTGCGGACTCTCGCGGAAACTCCCACGCTGTGATGGATCACATAAATCCCTGCGCTGA
- a CDS encoding DinB family protein yields the protein MAVGLISRLHAHRRWVNQRLLESAQRLSEEQRRQEFSIGQGSIWKTLMHLYAAEYVWLEALLGDVAPVLPGDLPGALPGNQQGEGGIQSLEELREKWGELEQRWIAYLQGLSEADLDQFVRKQSTSSGKGQVHQTRRADVLMHVCLHAQYTTAQLINMLRQAGAESLPDSMLITLARQEMAQENEAFPGEVD from the coding sequence ATGGCTGTGGGACTGATTTCACGTTTGCACGCACATCGCCGCTGGGTTAATCAGAGGTTGCTGGAATCTGCTCAACGACTGTCTGAGGAACAGAGACGTCAGGAATTTTCCATCGGCCAGGGCTCGATCTGGAAAACACTGATGCATTTGTATGCAGCCGAATATGTCTGGCTGGAAGCACTACTGGGAGATGTGGCGCCTGTGTTACCGGGTGACCTGCCGGGAGCGTTGCCTGGAAATCAACAGGGAGAAGGGGGGATTCAGTCGCTAGAGGAGCTTAGAGAAAAATGGGGGGAACTGGAGCAGCGCTGGATTGCGTATCTGCAGGGGTTGAGTGAAGCCGATCTGGATCAATTCGTTCGTAAACAGAGTACAAGCTCCGGTAAGGGGCAAGTGCATCAGACCAGACGGGCGGATGTGCTGATGCATGTCTGTCTGCATGCGCAATACACGACCGCGCAGCTGATCAACATGCTGCGACAGGCAGGCGCGGAAAGTCTGCCCGACAGCATGCTGATCACGTTAGCACGCCAGGAAATGGCTCAGGAAAACGAGGCATTCCCGGGGGAAGTCGATTAA
- the lexA gene encoding transcriptional repressor LexA, whose product MIDQKVKLTERQQAIYQFLKDKIINRGYGPTVREIGDAFDIRSPNGVMGHLKALERKGLIKRKSHISRSIQLCDNAQKPANIHLAGSLQAGAPIGSTMGDSQVDFSSLFESGDNFCLKVKGTSMIEAQIQDGDYVIVKKQDTCQQGEIVVALVDQEEATLKRFYQEADRVRLEPANSSMAPIYSNNVQILGVVKGVIRKFV is encoded by the coding sequence ATGATTGACCAGAAAGTCAAGCTGACAGAACGCCAACAGGCTATTTACCAGTTTCTAAAAGATAAGATTATTAACCGTGGTTATGGTCCAACAGTCCGTGAGATCGGCGATGCATTCGATATTCGCTCTCCCAACGGCGTCATGGGACACCTCAAGGCACTCGAACGCAAAGGGCTGATCAAACGTAAGTCGCATATCTCACGTTCGATCCAACTCTGTGACAATGCCCAGAAGCCGGCCAACATCCACCTCGCAGGATCGCTGCAGGCGGGAGCCCCGATTGGCTCAACCATGGGCGATTCACAAGTCGATTTCAGCTCCCTGTTTGAATCGGGCGATAACTTCTGCCTCAAAGTCAAAGGGACTTCCATGATCGAAGCCCAGATTCAGGATGGCGACTACGTGATCGTCAAAAAACAGGACACCTGCCAGCAGGGTGAAATCGTGGTTGCCCTCGTTGATCAGGAGGAAGCAACGCTGAAACGCTTCTATCAGGAAGCAGATCGCGTGCGGCTCGAACCTGCCAACTCAAGCATGGCCCCCATCTATTCCAACAATGTCCAGATTCTGGGTGTTGTCAAAGGGGTCATCCGGAAGTTCGTTTAA
- a CDS encoding acyl-[ACP]--phospholipid O-acyltransferase — protein sequence MNSTVTAENSARAHGGRKGTLNSPSFLALLATQFLGAMNDNMFRWFIIPIGKPAIGDAEALSLGLACFTLPYLLLASVAGYLADRFSKRTVIIACKVAEILIMILGIWAIQIGNIYLLFSIVALMGCQSALFGPAKFGSIPEMLRDNRLSRGNGLMGLITVVSSALGFIAGNYLYYITQPSLENPGTFSDIQIAAFALIGVAALGTLVSLKIRKLPAAAPTREFPYNPAKETWHQMQLLRSSTPLLRTALGVAFFWMLASLAQMNVDTYGINELQLTQKDIGPLLGILVFGVALGSILAGIWSSGRIELGIVPLGAAGIVLTSLMLFFTGNSVGPGAENATSLHYSLSLLWLFLLGVSSGLFDIPLETFLQHRSDVETRGSVLAAANFLAFAFILVASFAFWVMQKHLELSASQIFMVLGLLTIPVGIYIFKLLPNATIRFMVWLVSCTIYKLRVKGLKNLPKKGGALLVANHVSWLDGIFLILTSTRPVRMIAYSTYVEAPWVAWLSRLYNTIPINVEDGPKALMKSIKSARNAIENGELVCIFAEGKLTRSGYLQPFQSGLMKIIKGTGAPVIPVYIDELWGSIFSFHGGKFFWKKPRRWPYPVSIRFGKPVLHPENEKHVQRVVQNLGVDAANFRKTYQMIPPRLFLRKCKSQRFQLKVSDSMGDERTGGMLLTGALVLRRLLNKFVLKPDEKMVGVLLPPSVGGCAVNASLAISGRVPINLNYTLSDSDINYCIQEAGIKTVLTSQKFLEKRPIEMDANVVLLDDLKTKVTLWDKLVSMFQAFVVPAWIIERITGLHRVKSDDLSTVIFTSGSTGLPKGVMLSHHNIISNINSADDLLQLSQKDCILGILPFFHSFGYTISLWMPFVRKMRSCYHFNPTDARTVGKMIEKYKATLFATTPTFLRHYLKRCTKEQFASMDVVITGAEKLPQSLAREFEEKFGIFPTEGYGTTELSPVAAVNVPPSRQLDPDEVSAKPGTVGRPIPCVMAKTVNPETMEDLPDGEEGLLFIKGPNVMKGYLNNPEKTAEVIIDGWYNTGDIATIDEDGFIAITGRQTRFSKIGGEMVPHLRIEEIITGIVSDPDAEEAEVEVAVTAVPDARKGERLIVLHKHLNKSVDEILKELAQSGIPNLWLPSSDSFLEVDAIPLLGTGKLDLARIKLLACEAFPVEVAS from the coding sequence ATGAATTCAACTGTCACGGCAGAAAACAGTGCTCGCGCTCATGGTGGACGCAAAGGAACATTAAATTCCCCTTCCTTCCTGGCGTTACTGGCCACCCAGTTTCTGGGAGCCATGAACGACAACATGTTCCGCTGGTTCATTATCCCCATCGGAAAACCGGCCATCGGAGATGCGGAAGCCCTCTCCCTGGGACTGGCCTGTTTCACGCTCCCTTACCTGCTGCTGGCCAGCGTCGCCGGTTATCTCGCCGACCGCTTCAGTAAACGGACGGTGATCATCGCCTGTAAGGTAGCCGAAATCCTCATCATGATTCTCGGGATCTGGGCGATTCAGATTGGGAATATTTATCTGCTCTTTTCGATCGTGGCACTGATGGGCTGCCAGAGCGCGCTGTTCGGTCCGGCCAAGTTCGGCAGTATCCCTGAAATGCTCCGCGATAACCGACTCTCCCGCGGCAACGGTCTGATGGGACTGATTACCGTCGTCTCTTCTGCCCTCGGCTTTATCGCCGGTAATTATCTGTACTACATCACGCAACCCAGTCTGGAAAATCCCGGTACCTTCTCCGATATTCAGATCGCCGCCTTCGCACTGATTGGTGTCGCTGCCCTGGGAACTCTGGTCAGCCTGAAGATCCGCAAGCTGCCCGCGGCAGCTCCTACACGCGAATTCCCCTACAATCCAGCCAAAGAAACCTGGCACCAGATGCAGTTACTCCGCAGCAGTACGCCTCTACTCCGCACCGCACTGGGGGTCGCCTTCTTCTGGATGCTGGCTTCACTGGCACAAATGAACGTCGATACCTACGGCATCAATGAACTGCAGCTGACACAGAAAGACATCGGTCCCCTGCTGGGCATCCTCGTATTTGGTGTCGCTTTGGGAAGTATCCTCGCCGGGATCTGGTCTTCCGGACGCATCGAGCTGGGCATCGTCCCCCTGGGTGCTGCGGGCATCGTTTTGACCTCTCTGATGCTGTTCTTCACTGGTAACAGCGTGGGACCGGGAGCCGAAAACGCCACCAGCCTGCACTACTCCCTGTCGCTGCTCTGGCTCTTCCTGCTCGGCGTCAGTTCGGGACTGTTCGACATTCCGCTGGAAACATTCCTCCAGCACCGCAGTGACGTAGAAACGCGTGGCAGTGTCCTGGCAGCCGCGAACTTCCTTGCATTCGCCTTCATTCTCGTCGCTTCGTTTGCCTTCTGGGTCATGCAGAAGCACCTCGAACTGTCGGCCAGTCAGATTTTCATGGTCCTGGGCCTGCTCACAATACCAGTCGGGATTTACATCTTCAAACTGCTACCCAACGCCACCATCCGCTTTATGGTCTGGCTCGTCAGCTGCACGATTTACAAGCTGCGGGTAAAGGGTCTTAAGAATCTCCCCAAGAAAGGGGGCGCCCTGCTGGTTGCCAACCACGTCTCCTGGCTGGATGGCATCTTTCTGATTCTGACCTCCACACGTCCCGTCAGAATGATCGCTTACTCCACCTACGTCGAAGCGCCCTGGGTCGCCTGGCTCTCCCGGCTGTATAACACGATCCCCATCAACGTGGAAGACGGCCCCAAAGCACTTATGAAATCAATCAAATCCGCGAGAAATGCCATTGAAAATGGCGAATTAGTCTGTATCTTCGCGGAAGGAAAGTTAACCCGTTCGGGATATCTGCAACCGTTTCAATCCGGCCTGATGAAAATCATTAAAGGCACTGGTGCTCCCGTCATCCCTGTCTATATCGATGAGTTGTGGGGAAGCATCTTCAGTTTTCATGGCGGAAAGTTTTTCTGGAAAAAACCCAGGCGGTGGCCCTACCCGGTTTCAATTCGATTTGGAAAACCCGTTCTCCATCCGGAAAACGAAAAGCACGTCCAGCGAGTCGTACAGAACCTGGGAGTTGATGCCGCCAATTTTCGAAAGACGTACCAAATGATTCCACCACGACTGTTTTTGAGAAAATGTAAAAGCCAGCGATTCCAGCTCAAAGTCTCAGACTCCATGGGTGACGAACGCACTGGAGGCATGCTGCTCACCGGCGCACTCGTCCTGCGGCGACTGCTCAACAAGTTTGTCCTTAAACCAGATGAAAAGATGGTCGGCGTCCTGCTGCCGCCCTCAGTCGGCGGTTGTGCCGTCAACGCCAGTCTCGCGATCTCAGGTCGGGTACCCATCAATCTCAATTACACTCTCTCAGACAGCGACATTAATTACTGTATTCAGGAAGCCGGTATCAAAACCGTGCTCACCAGCCAGAAGTTCCTGGAAAAACGTCCCATCGAAATGGACGCCAACGTGGTCCTCCTGGATGACCTCAAAACCAAGGTCACACTCTGGGATAAACTCGTCAGCATGTTCCAGGCATTCGTCGTCCCCGCCTGGATCATCGAACGTATCACCGGACTGCATCGCGTCAAATCGGATGATCTCAGCACCGTAATTTTCACTTCCGGTTCGACCGGGCTTCCCAAAGGGGTGATGCTCTCCCACCACAACATTATCTCGAATATCAACTCTGCTGACGATCTGCTTCAGCTCTCGCAAAAGGATTGCATCCTGGGAATCCTCCCCTTCTTCCATTCGTTCGGCTACACGATTTCGCTCTGGATGCCTTTCGTCCGAAAAATGCGTTCCTGTTATCACTTCAATCCGACCGATGCCCGCACCGTCGGCAAAATGATCGAAAAATACAAGGCAACCCTCTTCGCCACCACACCGACCTTCCTCAGGCACTACCTCAAACGCTGCACCAAAGAGCAGTTTGCCTCGATGGATGTCGTCATCACGGGTGCCGAAAAACTGCCCCAGAGTCTCGCCCGGGAATTCGAAGAAAAATTCGGTATCTTCCCCACTGAAGGCTACGGTACCACCGAACTCTCCCCCGTCGCAGCAGTGAATGTCCCCCCCAGCCGCCAGTTGGATCCGGATGAAGTCTCTGCCAAACCGGGAACCGTTGGTCGCCCCATCCCCTGCGTCATGGCCAAAACGGTCAACCCGGAAACCATGGAAGATCTTCCGGATGGTGAAGAGGGACTTCTCTTCATCAAGGGGCCCAACGTCATGAAAGGGTATCTCAACAATCCCGAGAAAACCGCAGAGGTCATCATTGATGGCTGGTATAACACGGGGGACATCGCCACGATCGATGAAGATGGTTTCATCGCCATCACCGGTCGGCAGACCCGCTTCTCCAAAATTGGGGGAGAGATGGTGCCACATCTCAGAATCGAAGAAATCATCACCGGCATCGTCAGCGATCCTGATGCGGAAGAAGCCGAGGTCGAAGTCGCAGTCACCGCAGTTCCCGATGCACGCAAAGGGGAACGGCTCATCGTCCTGCATAAACATTTGAACAAATCGGTCGATGAAATCCTCAAAGAGCTGGCACAGTCAGGCATTCCCAATCTCTGGCTGCCCTCCAGCGACAGTTTCCTGGAAGTCGACGCTATTCCGCTCCTGGGAACCGGGAAACTCGATCTGGCACGCATCAAACTGCTCGCCTGCGAGGCCTTTCCTGTCGAAGTCGCGAGCTAA
- a CDS encoding vWA domain-containing protein, protein MHQSQPQSGTQSRWNQGLGVSTLAHLILIGGLSLLVAEEVDSLNSTPQTAIETRWSPTREEVDPTVIDLTPVTYKQEESSSAAVNSPLPQMADRTAAPDRESLSSRYNGPLPQSTQFEESPTTKHAADIVGALLTSDAIGGATSGSGNGTGNGNFFGINPKSKKIVYVVDSSKSMNFPHESEGKTRLGRVKLELARAILSMDEQQEFFVIFFSDVAIPMPANRLQPATKQAKSRYLNWIARVPGVGRTEPLEALLLALRLQPDTIYFLTDGQFNIADVKTFNTVVDNAGLNKRVTVNGICFGNREGEKLLRELAENNSGAYTFIP, encoded by the coding sequence ATGCACCAGAGCCAGCCACAATCTGGTACCCAATCACGCTGGAATCAGGGCCTCGGTGTCTCCACACTGGCGCACCTGATTCTCATCGGAGGGCTCTCGCTGCTGGTGGCTGAAGAGGTGGATTCGCTGAATTCGACTCCCCAGACTGCGATCGAGACCCGCTGGTCGCCTACCCGGGAGGAAGTGGACCCCACTGTCATCGATCTCACACCGGTCACATACAAACAGGAAGAATCATCCAGTGCGGCCGTCAATTCACCGCTCCCCCAGATGGCGGATAGGACTGCCGCTCCCGACCGGGAGTCCCTCTCTTCCCGATATAATGGTCCTCTGCCGCAAAGCACGCAGTTCGAAGAATCACCTACAACGAAGCATGCCGCCGACATCGTCGGTGCACTCTTGACCTCAGATGCCATCGGCGGAGCCACATCCGGTTCGGGGAATGGAACGGGAAACGGCAATTTCTTCGGCATCAATCCCAAGAGCAAGAAGATCGTCTATGTGGTCGACTCATCCAAAAGCATGAACTTTCCCCATGAAAGTGAGGGCAAAACCCGCTTGGGACGTGTGAAGCTGGAACTTGCCCGGGCAATACTCTCCATGGACGAACAGCAGGAATTCTTTGTCATCTTCTTCAGCGATGTAGCTATCCCCATGCCTGCCAACCGGCTTCAGCCCGCTACGAAGCAGGCCAAGTCTCGCTATCTTAACTGGATCGCACGCGTGCCGGGTGTCGGCAGAACAGAACCACTCGAAGCCCTGCTGCTCGCCCTCAGACTCCAGCCGGACACGATCTACTTCCTCACCGATGGCCAGTTCAACATCGCTGACGTCAAGACCTTCAACACGGTGGTCGACAACGCTGGCTTGAACAAACGCGTGACCGTCAACGGAATCTGCTTCGGTAATCGGGAAGGCGAGAAACTGTTACGCGAACTCGCTGAAAACAACTCAGGCGCTTATACCTTCATTCCCTGA
- a CDS encoding thiol-disulfide oxidoreductase DCC family protein, producing MEKPVLFFDGVCGLCNRSVDFAMSRDPEGRLLYSPLQGETATELLSEQDRENIDTVIFLPADRSRVYRRSAAAVRVLWLLGFPWNVCGWLLWLIPLPLRNVGYRLVAKARYRFFGKHETCRMPTPEERSRFLP from the coding sequence ATGGAGAAGCCGGTTCTGTTTTTTGATGGTGTCTGCGGTCTGTGTAACCGGAGCGTGGATTTTGCAATGTCACGCGATCCGGAAGGGCGGCTGCTCTATTCACCTCTGCAGGGAGAAACAGCGACCGAACTGTTGAGTGAACAGGATCGTGAAAATATAGATACTGTGATTTTTCTCCCGGCTGACCGCAGTCGGGTTTATCGACGATCTGCGGCTGCGGTGCGTGTGTTATGGTTACTGGGGTTTCCCTGGAATGTCTGCGGATGGTTATTGTGGCTGATCCCTTTGCCACTAAGAAACGTGGGGTATCGCCTGGTTGCGAAAGCACGGTATCGTTTTTTCGGCAAACATGAAACCTGCCGGATGCCGACACCCGAAGAGCGAAGTCGATTTTTACCTTGA
- a CDS encoding sulfatase has product MRIKLSAVLLVVLLILGTGAVESQAQAPATGKPNFIVFIADDMAWDDCGTYGHEKIQTPHLDQLAADGMKFTEALLTCSSCSPSRSSIITGRYPHSTGAHQLHLPLPASQVTFVEKLKDSGYYTAAAGKWHLGTPTESKFDHVTTKLNQWVNTLKQRPKDKPFCMWFATTDPHRPYERNIIPRPHLNEDVIVPPYLPDTPEVRSDLALYYDEITRLDSVMGRVRQELKEQGVADNTMIVFLSDNGRPFPRCKTTVYDSGVKTPWIVAWPAKVKAGTVCKSLISSVDLAPTLLELAGLEVGETFQGKSFKPLLENPNATIRTHIFAEHNWHDFEDFGRAVRSRRYKYIRNFYPDIPGTPPADAVRSPTYTVMRELRDQNKLTEDQRNCFVVPRPEVELYDLEKDPHELNNLAGKPEYQKVEQELRAELDQWQEATYDRLPRNRRPDEFHRETGEQLPAFRKK; this is encoded by the coding sequence ATGCGAATCAAGCTGTCTGCTGTGCTGTTGGTTGTTCTGTTGATCCTGGGAACGGGTGCCGTCGAGTCACAGGCACAGGCCCCCGCGACGGGTAAGCCAAACTTCATTGTATTCATCGCCGATGATATGGCGTGGGACGATTGTGGTACCTACGGTCATGAGAAAATCCAGACGCCTCATCTGGATCAACTGGCGGCAGACGGTATGAAGTTTACGGAAGCATTACTGACGTGCAGCTCCTGCAGCCCCAGTCGTTCGAGCATCATCACCGGGCGTTATCCGCACAGCACCGGCGCACATCAACTGCATCTGCCATTGCCTGCCAGCCAGGTGACGTTTGTAGAAAAACTGAAAGACTCTGGCTATTACACGGCGGCTGCCGGGAAGTGGCATCTGGGCACGCCGACCGAAAGCAAGTTTGATCATGTGACGACCAAACTCAACCAGTGGGTCAACACACTTAAGCAGCGTCCCAAAGACAAACCGTTCTGCATGTGGTTTGCGACGACCGATCCTCATCGCCCTTATGAACGCAACATTATTCCCCGGCCGCATCTGAATGAAGATGTGATTGTGCCCCCTTATCTGCCTGACACACCTGAGGTCCGCAGTGACCTGGCTTTGTACTACGATGAAATCACGCGGCTGGATAGCGTGATGGGGCGAGTGCGTCAGGAACTGAAAGAGCAGGGAGTCGCCGATAATACGATGATTGTATTTCTCAGTGACAACGGAAGACCTTTTCCACGCTGTAAGACGACGGTTTATGACAGCGGAGTGAAAACTCCTTGGATTGTCGCCTGGCCGGCAAAGGTGAAAGCGGGTACGGTCTGCAAGTCACTGATCAGCTCGGTCGATCTGGCTCCGACACTGTTGGAACTGGCGGGGCTGGAAGTCGGTGAAACATTCCAGGGGAAGAGCTTCAAACCATTACTCGAGAATCCCAACGCGACGATTCGCACGCATATTTTTGCCGAACATAACTGGCACGATTTTGAAGATTTCGGGCGTGCCGTTCGCTCACGCCGCTATAAGTATATTCGGAACTTCTATCCCGATATTCCTGGTACGCCTCCCGCTGACGCGGTGCGGAGTCCGACCTACACGGTGATGCGCGAACTGCGCGATCAGAACAAGCTGACTGAAGATCAGCGCAACTGTTTCGTGGTCCCCCGACCGGAAGTCGAACTATACGATCTGGAGAAGGACCCGCATGAACTGAATAACCTGGCCGGAAAGCCGGAGTATCAAAAGGTGGAGCAGGAACTGCGGGCCGAGCTCGATCAATGGCAGGAAGCGACTTACGATCGTCTGCCACGCAATCGACGGCCGGATGAGTTTCACCGGGAAACCGGCGAACAACTGCCGGCGTTCCGCAAAAAATAA